A DNA window from Trypanosoma brucei brucei TREU927 chromosome 11 chr11_scaffold01 genomic scaffold, whole genome shotgun sequence contains the following coding sequences:
- a CDS encoding hypothetical protein (GPI-Anchor Signal predicted for Tb11.02.0390 by DGPI v2.04 with cleavage site probability 1.72 near 130), with protein MVGTSMVGAAEGTLLQSNKPLPLPFPKLLFLFHCLCHYRSRLSPHPAVALGVFPLVHPILGPFHPFSSQLDHRSFPFLCYIYQNSKSYQSPSTRQSGYHHAGEQAEKRKRRLTEEQRENKTKTTTTIVISGSDRVPPWVVPVRKGLWDLCSLRCAAVVSS; from the coding sequence ATGGTGGGAACGAGTATGGTAGGAGCGGCAGAGGGTACCTTGCTGCAATCCAATAAGCCgcttcctctcccttttcccaaattgttgtttctttttcactgccTTTGCCACTACCGCAGCCGTCTTTCTCCCCACCCCGCCGTGGCACTTGGTGTGTTTCCTTTAGTTCATCCCATTTTAGGGCCTTTTCACCCATTTTCTTCCCAACTTGACCAtcgttccttcccttttctttgttatatatatcaaaACAGTAAGTCATACCAATCACCAAGTACCCGTCAGTCTGGCTACCACCACGCGGGCGAGCAGGCtgaaaaacgaaagaggcGGCTAACAGAAGAgcagagagaaaataaaacaaaaacaacaacaacaatagttATTAGCGGGAGCGACAGAGTGCCGCCGTGGGTGGTTCCCGTGAGGAAAGGACTGTGGGACTTGTGTTCCTTGAGGTGTGCTGCTGTCGTAAGCAGCTAA
- a CDS encoding glycerolphosphate mutase, putative: MSRCGRKLDMSSGYWLPRRLLLVRHGESEANVDRALYSKVPDWKIPLTARGREQAFECGRRLRKIIKNEKLYVYYSPYTRTRQTLTEVRKSLLPSQVQGEREDERLREQEIGNFQPLDKMDEMWAERSEFGRSYYRFPDGESSVDVGDRVSKFFDSLFRERVELNYLSARKQMITGSSNDVGPASFTVPDDDDHNVVIISHGLLIRLFVGRWYSAPMEVFETMKNPPNCGIVVLERREAGRLVMTDTSKKLFGSDPLLEMMKFDGKDNVQLFRHLFAEGGYSFSAGEGTDR; encoded by the coding sequence ATGTCACGATGTGGGCGCAAGCTGGATATGTCGAGTGGTTACTGGCTCCCACGGCGGCTGCTTCTTGTGCGACACGGCGAGTCCGAGGCAAATGTGGATCGCGCATTGTATAGCAAGGTTCCGGACTGGAAGATACCGCTGACGGCGCGGGGCCGCGAGCAGGCCTTCGAGTGCGGCCGGAGGCTCCGGAAGATCATAAAGAATGAAAAATTGTACGTCTACTATTCTCCGTACACGCGCACCAGACAGACCCTAACCGAGGTGCGCAAGAGTCTACTGCCGTCACAGGTGCAAGGTGAGCGCGAGGACGAGCGGTTGCGGGAGCAGGAGATTGGCAATTTCCAACCACTGGACAAGATGGACGAGATGTGGGCTGAACGTAGTGAGTTTGGACGCTCGTACTACAGATTTCCAGATGGTGAAAGTAGTGTGGATGTCGGCGACCGCGTGTCCAAGTTTTTCGATTCCCTCTTTCGCGAACGTGTGGAACTAAATTATCTCTCGGCGCGGAAGCAAATGATCACTGGCAGTAGCAACGACGTCGGTCCTGCCTCGTTTACGGTACCGGACGACGATGATCATAATGTTGTGATAATATCGCATGGACTTTTGATTAGGTTGTTTGTTGGGCGGTGGTATTCGGCGCCGATGGAAGTCTTTGAAACGATGAAGAACCCACCCAACTGCGGGATTGTCGTGCTGGAGAGGCGTGAGGCGGGGCGACTGGTGATGACGGATACTAGCAAGAAGCTTTTCGGCAGTGATCCACTCTTAGAGATGATGAAGTTTGACGGAAAGGATAATGTTCAACTGTTTCGTCACCTGTTCGCTGAAGGTGGCTACTCCTTTTCCGCAGGCGAGGGAACGGACCGGTAA
- a CDS encoding kinesin, putative, whose product MSIEVHVRIRPNAPTSVWSSAETVLYSTNNPDVRYVYNKVHHGGTSNHTIFQGLEALVHAGFGGKNVTVMAYGQTGSGKTHSMNGTAADPGIVPRTALLLFELKKNSPGTEIFVYFTEIYNESVKDLLDPQRGDLALHDAPDGGVYFDKKSVLLDSLEGFTKLQGAAERNRKYGVTNLNDHSSRSHMILTFEIHRSSRQVSTINLVDLAGSESASRANTEGMLLREGGFINKSLLTLGNVVDAIVDKRTYVPYRDAKLTRILRNCLGGSGMTFILCCINPSTENFEQTVSSLRFTQRAMKIKNDPVMVLNMPPLFAHEYSIGAEEIVRGIDELSDAYYQRGLRDAYLYVDKTVSSIVGSFKGQVSEPIRAMADAQRLLIAHDHSVAIDQIGPLYSRLEELTQQQRQDRDIEEREGKRQRQIEDEIECRRNKVARLEARVKERDAEGDTELANWEYQLYEARQRRVTQLELLLSSEKAARCQLQYKHVICIERIAARWVPMIKSLGPATPPVADKKVALQRLRQRLEQAREELQDLTVAHDMIKDDLPNVQAAAEGAGGGTLTPTSLSPRPQMSEDAIPIGAHMSDAQIEERIHQLEREEKLLMSQAIHVARCESARRVRESLASPRRETPRTSRSVVRLHSATPSRQDKDAGDMRGQLLEVLDSSPLDIAHRSRCHGSQAHQRSPTPRTARTVFPTADEELCDDVNVPVGPKRSASPRTENLADGMRRALGVLRDVRSKLLRPALGRNVPSVSRGSARAALRTSSPLPQYVRSGSLSGRRTNSSPPINIEENNGDDEAMPFSDVCKQRNNAKIQEPVIGIAARRRLEGAPTRPNVERALWRLSLSPSSERAGKSGRSRSRRR is encoded by the coding sequence ATGAGTATTGAGGTTCATGTACGCATTCGACCAAACGCCCCCACTAGCGTGTGGTCCAGCGCAGAAACGGTGTTGTATAGTACAAATAACCCTGACGTGCGTTACGTGTACAACAAAGTACACCATGGTGGCACAAGCAACCACACCATCTTTCAAGGTCTGGAGGCTCTAGTACACGCCGGTTTTGGCGGCAAGAATGTCACCGTCATGGCCTATGGTCAAACGGGCAGTGGGAAGACGCACAGTATGAATGGAACTGCCGCGGACCCAGGCATTGTGCCACGAACTGcattgttgctttttgagttaaagaaaaattcccctggaacagaaatttttgtttacttcacGGAGATATATAATGAGTCCGTGAAGGACCTGTTAGACCCTCAACGGGGTGACCTTGCGCTTCATGACGCGCCGGACGGAGGGGTTTACTTCGACAAAAAGTCTGTTTTATTGGATTCTCTGGAGGGTTTTACGAAACTGCAGGGCGCCGCGGAGCGCAACCGCAAGTACGGTGTAACGAACCTCAATGACCACAGTAGTCGCTCGCACATGATTCTCACATTTGAGATTCACAGGTCGAGCCGGCAAGTGAGTACAATCAACTTAGTGGATCTTGCCGGCTCTGAATCCGCATCTCGTGCAAACACAGAAGGTATGCTGCTGCGTGAAGGAGGCTTTATCAACAAAAGCTTGCTAACGCTTGGTAATGTGGTGGATGCGATCGTAGACAAGCGTACTTATGTACCCTACCGTGATGCCAAACTTACCCGTATTTTACGGAACTGTCTGGGCGGGTCCGGTATGACCTTCATTCTATGTTGCATTAACCCATCTACGGAAAATTTTGAGCAAACGGTATCTAGTCTGCGCTTTACGCAGCGAGCCATGAAAATCAAAAACGATCCGGTTATGGTACTCAACATGCCACCGCTTTTCGCGCACGAATACAGCATAGGTGCGGAAGAGATTGTCCGAGGGATAGATGAGTTAAGTGATGCCTATTATCAACGTGGACTGCGTGATGCTTATTTGTACGTCGACAAAACTGTCTCGTCTATCGTGGGTAGCTTTAAGGGACAGGTCTCTGAACCCATACGGGCGATGGCGGATGCTCAGCGACTTCTTATTGCGCACGATCATTCTGTGGCTATTGATCAAATCGGTCCGCTTTACAGTCGACTAGAGGAGTtgacacagcagcagcgacaGGACCGCGATATTGAGGAACGGGAGGGCAAGAGGCAACGTCAAATTGAGGATGAGATTGAGTGCCGCCGCAACAAGGTTGCTCGTCTGGAGGCACGTGTGAAGGAGCGCGATGCTGAAGGAGACACTGAATTGGCGAATTGGGAGTATCAACTCTATGAGGCGCGGCAAAGACGAGTAACCCAACTAGAACTGCTTTTGTCTTCAGAGAAAGCAGCGCGGTGCCAGTTACAGTATAAACACGTCATCTGCATAGAGCGCATAGCCGCTCGCTGGGTGCCCATGATCAAGTCTTTAGGACCCGCCACCCCTCCAGTTGCTGACAAGAAGGTGGCTCTCCAGCGGTTGCGTCAGCGCTTGGAGCAAGCGCGGGAGGAGCTGCAAGATCTCACTGTAGCACATGATATGATCAAGGATGATCTGCCGAATGTACAAGCGGCGGCAGAGGGTGCAGGAGGAGGTACTTTAACTCCTACCTCACTTTCCCCACGGCCACAAATGAGTGAAGATGCAATTCCTATAGGTGCTCACATGTCGGATGCACAGATTGAGGAACGGATTCACCAgttggaaagggaggagaagCTGTTGATGTCGCAAGCCATTCACGTGGCTCGCTGTGAGAGCGCCCGCCGCGTTCGGGAGTCTTTAGCGAGCCCGCGAAGGGAGACTCCTCGCACCAGCCGTTCGGTTGTGCGGTTGCATAGCGCAACGCCATCCCGTCAGGATAAGGATGCCGGGGACATGCGAGGGCAACTGTTGGAAGTACTTGACTCCTCCCCATTAGACATTGCGCATCGTTCGAGGTGCCATGGGAGTCAGGCCCACCAACGTAGTCCCACGCCACGTACTGCCCGTACGGTATTTCCTACCGCCGACGAGGAGTTATGCGATGATGTGAATGTGCCGGTGGGTCCCAAACGTAGCGCCTCACCGCGCACCGAGAATTTGGCCGACGGCATGCGCCGGGCGTTGGGTGTGTTGCGCGATGTGAGGAGCAAACTGTTGCGTCCCGCTTTGGGACGTAATGTTCCGAGTGTTTCTCGTGGGAGTGCGAGGGCTGCTCTAAGGACGTCGTCCCCACTGCCTCAATATGTGCGGTCGGGTTCATTAAGTGGGCGCCGCACGAATTCTTCTCCTCCAATCAATattgaagaaaataacggTGATGATGAGGCCATGCCTTTTTCGGATGTGTGCAAGCAACGTAATAACGCGAAGATACAGGAACCGGTTATTGGTATTGCCGCACGCAGACGGTTGGAGGGTGCACCCACACGACCTAACGTCGAGCGTGCGTTGTGGCGGTTGTCACTTTCTCCTAGTAGTGAACGCGCCGGGAAGAGTGGGCGTAGCCGCTCCCGCCGTCGTTGA
- a CDS encoding 60S ribosomal protein L37, putative → MTKGTTSMGQRHGRTHILCRRCGRNAYHVQWERCAACAYPRAQRRRYNWSVKAIKRRRTGTGRCRYLKVVHRRIRNHFKTDIKA, encoded by the coding sequence ATGACAAAGGGCACCACGTCGATGGGGCAGCGCCACGGGCGTACGCACATTTTGTGCCGCCGTTGTGGGCGCAACGCCTACCATGTGCAGTGGGAGCGATGCGCTGCCTGCGCTTACCCTCGCGCCCAGCGCCGACGTTACAACTGGTCTGTCAAGGCCATCAAACGCCGTCGCACCGGTACTGGCCGCTGCCGCTACCTGAAGGTCGTCCACCGCAGGATCAGGAACCACTTCAAGACCGACATCAAGGCCTAA
- a CDS encoding RNA editing complex protein MP46, whose translation MLRVENLRRSMTRLARHSLIRAVPFSPLSVGSSTDQTFGAPTRTPFRSHTCLLCDVSYESWGDHAESTTHIARHAICRTFVSPERHNAVMQQLWKHIRLDFGYVDEVTHKKEDRRRMRLASTMRHLQEKGVLHHSLPRVTVDAQSEVSLTVESDSFVNYMFLGESFARQETLDRVARLMPRAEALELSSIISFVLSKRRLAHFFDILDMRKMVLNGDSSDDKASADGGVPPTIPRLQQDGKAVILFSCLGELQMFSRRDRSHSVATRSAAEQLVLNVLGTHVMENIIGELVHEALQTVVEEGTAVWREHCGELKHKLFEGTKAVSPPIATTPNPVSNSGGPEVTADVNDQMWVDLCRLYVLDKNGSVPQLQPTVKRHSWHDVARALTLELTVPNPVNKSAVFAAAAPRLATKKK comes from the coding sequence ATGTTACGTGTTGAAAACTTGCGGCGTTCGATGACTCGCCTGGCTCGTCATTCTCTCATTCGTGCCGTCCCCTTTTCGCCTCTGAGTGTCGGATCCAGTACCGACCAAACCTTTGGTGCCCCCACCCGAACACCATTCCGGTCTCACACGTGCCTTCTTTGCGATGTGTCGTACGAGTCGTGGGGAGACCACGCAGAGAGTACCACTCACATAGCGCGTCATGCTATTTGCAGGACTTTTGTATCCCCTGAGCGACATAATGCGGTAATGCAACAGCTGTGGAAGCATATTCGTCTTGATTTTGGGTACGTTGACGAGGTCACTCATAAAAAGGAGGACCGTCGACGCATGCGCCTCGCCTCCACGATGCGCCACCTACAGGAGAAGGGAGTGCTTCACCACTCACTTCCCCGTGTGACGGTAGACGCGCAGTCCGAGGTATCGCTTACGGTGGAGTCAGATAGCTTTGTGAATTATATGTTCCTGGGCGAAAGCTTTGCGCGGCAGGAGACGTTGGATCGCGTGGCGCGGCTGATGCCGCGGGCAGAAGCTCTTGAACTTAGTAGTATCATATCGTTTGTTCTTTCGAAGAGGCGCCTAGCTCATTTTTTCGATATACTTGACATGCGTAAAATGGTTTTAAATGGTGACAGTTCCGACGATAAGGCGTCGGCTGATGGTGGCGTACCACCCACCATTCCACGTCTGCAGCAGGACGGGAAGGCTGTTATCCTGTTCAGCTGTTTGGGGGAGTTGCAAATGTTCTCGCGGCGGGATCGATCGCACAGCGTGGCCACACGGTCAGCCGCGGAGCAACTGGTCCTCAATGTGCTTGGCACACACGTAATGGAGAACATCATAGGCGAACTGGTGCACGAGGCACTGCAGACTGTCGTGGAGGAAGGGACGGCAGTATGGCGTGAACACTGTGGTGAATTGAAGCACAAGTTATTTGAAGGGACAAAGGCGGTATCACCCCCCATAGCTACGACTCCAAACCCCGTGTCAAACTCTGGTGGACCAGAAGTGACAGCGGACGTTAATGATCAAATGTGGGTGGACCTTTGCAGATTGTACGTGCTCGACAAGAATGGCAGTGTGCCTCAGCTTCAACCTACGGTGAAGCGACACTCATGGCATGATGTGGCGCGCGCGCTGACACTCGAACTAACGGTTCCGAATCCAGTGAACAAGAGCGCCGTTTTCGCTGCGGCTGCTCCCCGCCTtgccacaaagaaaaaatag
- a CDS encoding vesicular protein trafficking mediator, putative produces the protein MKLFCVGHRKVPIRVSPFDHPICVGCSSTLSFSSVLRKREYWNDMSTTNPLDVVLNMRLAVKELTNSAAASDKASEREKIKAKKALNKDNIEAARVYAENAIRKKDEGTSYLRLASRVDAAAERIQSAMQMHAMTRSLEKAICGISKVLHSLDPVQITTAMDAFERHVDTVAVNANAMDGTFERSRASAVPAAEVESFLEQITPDNEIDISEQIAVATNYLKKRPAATEVGDDVGITERMQRISIGAR, from the coding sequence ATGAAGTTATTTTGTGTAGGCCATAGAAAAGTTCCTATTCGTGTGTCGCCATTCGACCATCCCATTTGTGTTGGCTGCAGTTctacactttctttttcttctgtacTCAGAAAGCGGGAGTATTGGAACGACATGAGCACTACGAACCCACTCGATGTCGTGTTAAACATGAGGCTTGCAGTGAAGGAGTTGACTAACTCTGCCGCCGCCTCAGACAAAGCGAGCGAGAGGGAGAAGATAAAGGCTAAAAAAGCCCTTAACAAGGACAATATTGAAGCCGCCCGCGTCTACGCCGAGAACGCCATACGGAAGAAGGATGAAGGAACAAGTTATCTTCGTCTTGCCTCTCGTGTTGATGCCGCCGCCGAACGCATTCAATCTGCCATGCAGATGCACGCGATGACGCGGTCGCTTGAAAAGGCGATTTGTGGAATAAGTAAGGTTCTTCATTCACTGGATCCTGTGCAGATCACGACGGCAATGGATGCGTTCGAACGGCATGTTGACACTGTTGCAGTTAATGCGAACGCGATGGACGGCACCTTCGAGAGGTCACGTGCCTCGGCAGTGCCAGCGGCAGAGGTGGAGTCCTTTCTCGAGCAGATTACGCCAGACAATGAAATAGATATAAGCGAGCAAATAGCCGTCGCCACCAACTACCTGAAGAAGCGGCCGGCTGCCACGGAGGTGGGGGATGATGTGGGAATAACGGAGAGGATGCAACGTATTAGCATCGGTGCACGGTAA
- a CDS encoding phosphoribosylpyrophosphate synthetase, putative — protein sequence MGCAMHFARLYLSFSFRSPTYFQCDSCFCPFALYAFFAVTCVLSSPAYPIWFLPLLIINFVYRLDRCDNKKLGYVRQSPSRAISNMQGQADALTPKAQRVAAGETYFYREHRKPQVETSYRIRVISGTANYALSESVAKYLKVDLCRTEIKRFANGELNIKVVDDVRGDDCFILQPIAANEHTDINTAMMELLLLVHTLKLSSAKRITAIVPYFAYSRQDRKTEPRVPISASAVAQLLQCMGVDRVVTVDLHCGQIQGFFRNMPVDNLLMFPEFATYVMRQPWFDRERTVVVSPDAGGVERANVLADRIGASHIVTILKRRSGPGKVDSMQTVGNVEGYTCVIVDDIVDTAGTLCKACELLRDMGALRLVACATHGILTDPACERISQCDALTELVVSDSIAQNINSQKCNKLTVLTIAPLLVQAIYNLHFECSLSSLFRT from the coding sequence ATGGGTTGTGCTATGCATTTCGCACGTCTctatctctctttctcttttcgctCCCCAACTTACTTCCAGTGCGATTCGTGTTTTTGCCCTTTTGCTTTATATGCCTTCTTTGCTGTTACTTGCGTTCTCTCATCACCTGCATATCCCATTTGGTTCTTGCCTCTCCTCATTATAAATTTTGTTTACCGACTTGACCGTTGTGATAATAAGAAATTGGGTTACGTTAGACAGAGTCCCTCGCGCGCAATTTCAAACATGCAGGGGCAAGCCGACGCCCTTACGCCAAAGGCCCAGCGTGTCGCTGCTGGTGAGACATATTTTTACCGTGAACACCGCAAGCCGCAGGTGGAGACATCCTACCGTATTCGCGTCATATCCGGCACGGCAAACTATGCCCTATCGGAGAGTGTGGCGAAATATCTCAAGGTTGACCTCTGCCGGACAGAGATCAAGCGCTTCGCAAATGGTGAGCTGAACATCAAGGTGGTAGATGATGTCCGTGGCGATGACTGTTTCATTCTCCAACCCATTGCAGCAAATGAGCACACCGATATCAATACCGCCATGATGGAGCTTCTATTACTCGTGCACACCTTGAAGCTTTCTTCCGCCAAGCGCATCACGGCTATTGTGCCCTACTTCGCTTACAGTCGGCAAGACCGCAAAACGGAGCCACGCGTCCCCATTTCTGCCTCAGCTGTCGCACAACTTTTGCAGTGCATGGGTGTGGACCGTGTCGTTACGGTCGACCTGCATTGCGGCCAGATTCAGGGATTCTTCCGCAACATGCCGGTAGACAACCTCCTCATGTTTCCAGAATTCGCCACGTATGTCATGCGACAACCGTGGTTTGACCGGGAGAGAACTGTGGTTGTGTCACCGGATGCAGGTGGTGTGGAGCGTGCGAATGTGCTCGCAGATCGTATCGGTGCAAGTCACATCGTGACAATCCTCAAACGCCGCTCCGGCCCCGGTAAGGTGGACTCTATGCAGACTGTGGGGAATGTTGAGGGCTACACGTGCGTTATCGTGGATGACATAGTAGACACCGCTGGAACACTTTGTAAGGCGTGCGAACTTTTGAGAGACATGGGTGCACTGCGGTTGGTGGCGTGCGCAACTCACGGCATCCTCACCGATCCGGCGTGTGAGCGCATTTCACAGTGCGATGCGCTCACTGAACTCGTTGTGTCAGACTCTATCGCTCAGAATATCAACTCGCAAAAGTGCAACAAACTCACCGTTCTGACGATAGCGCCACTCCTCGTGCAAGCAATTTACAATCTTCATTTCGAGTGCTCGTTATCCTCTCTGTTCCGCACATAG